The Fulvia fulva chromosome 6, complete sequence genome includes a window with the following:
- a CDS encoding Interferon-induced GTP-binding protein Mx2, which translates to MESTADTETHLQAIHHPSDVQLLDDIDKLRSHGISHLVALPQLVVCGDQSSGKSSVLEAISGIPFPTKDNLCTRFATEVVLRRTSAEHVSVTITPGPGRVHEEAQKLQQFNMTLTDLRLFGEVLENAKAAMGVVDGGIAFTDDTLRVDISGPDRPHLTIVDLPGLIHSHNKFQSTQDIEIVRSLVQRYMTSSRSIILAVVSAKNDYANQIVLKMAREADPHGSRTLGIITKPDTLPAGSESEADFVSLAKNEDVSFDLGWHVLKNRDYDSRHCSSEQRNQSEAIFLSQGVWSQLPRMAVGVANLRSRLSKVLLGQIKHELPDLIADIEHRLSHCRTELRKLGHKRQTTSEQRSFLLHLAQSYQNLARAAIDGVYGDPFFGDPRSEDGYRRRVRATVQNLGLEFADTMRGRGHRYQIASHPDDATGPSRSSVPMNMSRQEYLEHAKSLLIRSRGRELPGTFNPMLIADLFHEQCTPWRSIVLQYVEAIWTAARDFLDSAFNYLTQEQTAELIMREMIEPDLQHRLVNMCAKVDSILDQYKSGHPITYNHYFTETIQNVRTKRMEDDLTQKLRRFLNLQDGEVLEELNFTKLKKSSLVSALSTKNEIDMDRYACGEAVDCMFAFYKVAMKNVVDNVATQCWEDLLIKALPDVLTPTAIIEMEAVEINKIAKEPGVNVDQRNALTKTLQMLELGLETCRRHVSFRVPVGQVYSYATELDKSRTEVLSQPNSLENARLCQEKEATSAKQSPEFVQPVTNHPPTSIEEHVASVISNGSDTQTLQVLNEFQAPPKKKKKIRVVQ; encoded by the exons ATGGAAAGTACAGCAGACACAGAGACACATCTACAAGCGATCCATCATCCTTCTGATGTCCAGTTACTTGATGACATCGACAAACTACGGTCTCATGGCATCAGTCACCTAGTCGCACTACCTCAGCTGGTAGTCTGTGGCGACCAGTCGTCCGGAAAGAGCTCGGTCTTAGAAGCCATATCTGGAATTCCATTTCCTACGAAAGACAATTTATGTACTCGGTTTGCTACAGAAGTCGTTCTCAGAAGGACATCGGCCGAGCATGTCTCGGTCACCATCACGCCCGGCCCTGGAAGGGTACACGAAGAAGCGCAAAAGCTGCAACAGTTCAACATGACTCTGACCGACTTGAGGTTATTCGGAGAAGTCCTTGAGAACGCAAAGGCGGCTATGGGTGTTGTGGATGGCGGAATTGCATTCACCGATGATACCCTCCGTGTCGACATCTCTGGACCCGATCGACCACACTTAACTATCGTCGACTTACCCGGACTCATACATTCGCACAACAAGTTTCAGTCCACTCAAGACATCGAGATCGTACGATCACTAGTACAGAGGTACATGACAAGCAGTAGGTCGATCATACTTGCCGTCGTTTCAGCGAAGAACGACTATGCAAATCAAATAGTCCTCAAAATGGCACGAGAAGCCGATCCACATGGTTCACGCACGTTGGGGATTATCACGAAACCAGACACACTTCCTGCAGGATCCGAGAGCGAAGCAGACTTCGTGAGTCTTGCGAAGAATGAGGATGTCTCGTTTGATCTGGGATGGCATGTCTTGAAGAATCGCGATTACGACTCACGACATTGTTCCTCGGAGCAACGAAACCAGAGTGAGGCCATCTTCCTTAGCCAAGGCGTGTGGAGCCAGTTGCCGAGGATGGCCGTAGGAGTAGCAAATCTCCGGTCACGGCTTAGCAAAGTTCTTCTGGGTCAGATAAAGCACGAATTGCCGGATCTCATCGCGGATATCGAACATAGACTATCCCACTGCCGCACGGAACTTCGAAAGCTGGGCCATAAGCGTCAAACTACGAGTGAGCAGCGAAGCTTCCTTCTACATTTAGCTCAGAGCTATCAGAATCTTGCACGTGCAGCGATCGACGGCGTATACGGGGATCCGTTTTTTGGGGACCCTCGATCGGAAGATGGCTATCGTCGGAGAGTTCGAGCGACTGTACAAAACTTAGGGCTCGAGTTCGCAGATACGATGCGCGGACGTGGGCACCGTTATCAGATCGCCTCGCATCCAGATGACGCTACCGGGCCCTCTCGATCATCGGTCCCGATGAATATGAGTCGCCAGGAGTACCTCGAGCACGCCAAGTCTCTTCTGATAAGGAGCCGGGGCAGAGAGTTGCCAGGAACCTTCAACCCGATGCTCATCGCCGACTTGTTCCACGAGCAGTGTACACCATGGAGATCCATAGTTCTGCAGTACGTCGAAGCCATATGGACTGCTGCTAGAGATTTTCTTGATTCAGCATTCAACTATCTCACGCAAGAGCAGACTGCTGAACTCATTATGCGAGAAATGATCGAGCCCGACCTGCAACACCGGCTAGTCAACATGTGTGCCAAAGTTGACTCAATTCTCGACCAGTATAAATCAGGACATCCCATAACCTACAATCACTATTTCACCGAAACTATTCAAAACGTGAGGACCAAGAGGATGGAAGACGACCTGACGCAGAAGCTCCGCAGGTTTCTCAACCTCCAAGATGGCGAAGTTCTAGAAGAACTGAATTTCACGAAACTGAAGAAGTCAAGTCTGGTCTCCGCACTTTCCACTAAGAACGAGATCGATATGGACAGGTATGCTTGTGGAGAAGCGGTCGACTGCATGTTTGCATTCTACAAG GTTGCCATGAAGAATGTTGTTGACAATGTCGCGACGCAGTGTTGGGAAGATCTTCTAATCAAAGCGCTCCCGGATGTTCTGACCCCTACTGCAATCATTGAGATGGAAGCAGTCGAAATTAACAAGATCGCAAAAGAGCCAGGCGTCAACGTTGATCAGAGAAATGCCTTAACAAAAACACTGCAGATGCTTGAATTGGGCTTGGAGACGTGCCGAAGACACGTAAGTTTCAGGGTCCCTG TAGGCCAAGTTTACAGCTACGCTACAGAACTCGACAAAAGTCGGACCGAGGTTCTGTCCCAGCCTAATAGCCTTGAAAATGCTAGGTTGTGTCAGGAAAAGGAAGCAACATCTGCTAAGCAGTCACCAGAGTTTGTACAGCCAGTAACGAATCATCCACCTACATCCATCGAGGAGCACGTCGCATCGGTCATCAGCAATGGTAGCGATACCCAGACTCTGCAGGTGTTGAATGAATTCCAAGCTCCTCCAAAGAAGAAGAAAAAGATTAGAGTCGTGCAGTAG